One Micromonospora eburnea genomic region harbors:
- a CDS encoding DegT/DnrJ/EryC1/StrS family aminotransferase, with product MTIVGTSPLALFGGTPVHDTSWPTWPQATESTLRMLQEAATSGRWAVSGAYTGTPPFEQRFARAFADYHGVPYAVPCTNGSSGLTIAMEALGIGPGTEVIVPGLTWVACASAAASLGAVPILVDVDPDTLSISVEAARSAITERTRAILVVHAYCSAADVDGFLKLSEETGIPLIEDCSQAHGAEWRGRKVGTFGTIGVFSLQQTKVITSGEGGITITSDAQLYDHLQQFRANGRRYTANPVVGQLDIEEVGAVEGHNYSMSEFHAAVALSQLELFDEQQRLRARNGALLEKLLAEIPGVATLPVPEGLTARTYYDFVIRLNPEVLGPFPVTRVVDALTAELNVFFETLDTPLNANPLYVPLKSPRLPRAEEERRLFLPSRFDLPAATAAYHSCVAFLHHALLGTEDDVRAIAEAVAKVTENLDHLRTDAGGSRS from the coding sequence ATGACGATCGTCGGTACCTCACCCCTCGCGCTCTTCGGTGGCACCCCGGTTCATGACACCTCCTGGCCCACGTGGCCGCAGGCGACGGAGTCGACGCTGCGCATGCTCCAGGAGGCTGCGACGTCGGGCCGCTGGGCGGTCAGCGGCGCCTACACGGGTACGCCCCCCTTCGAACAGCGGTTCGCCCGCGCCTTCGCGGACTACCACGGCGTCCCGTACGCGGTGCCCTGCACCAACGGCTCGTCCGGGCTCACCATCGCGATGGAGGCCCTCGGCATCGGCCCCGGCACCGAGGTCATCGTCCCCGGCCTGACCTGGGTGGCGTGCGCTTCGGCGGCAGCCAGCCTCGGCGCGGTGCCGATCCTGGTGGACGTGGACCCGGACACCCTCAGCATTTCCGTGGAGGCGGCCCGGTCCGCGATCACCGAACGGACCCGGGCGATCCTCGTCGTCCACGCCTACTGCTCGGCTGCGGACGTGGACGGGTTCCTCAAGCTCTCCGAGGAGACCGGCATCCCCCTGATCGAGGACTGCTCCCAGGCACACGGCGCCGAGTGGCGCGGCCGGAAGGTCGGCACCTTCGGCACCATCGGTGTGTTCAGCCTCCAGCAGACCAAGGTCATCACCAGCGGCGAGGGCGGCATCACCATCACCTCCGACGCTCAGCTCTACGACCACCTCCAGCAGTTCCGGGCCAACGGCCGGCGATACACCGCCAATCCCGTGGTCGGCCAGCTCGACATCGAGGAGGTCGGCGCGGTCGAGGGCCACAACTACTCGATGTCCGAGTTCCACGCGGCCGTCGCGCTCAGCCAGCTGGAGCTCTTCGACGAGCAGCAGCGGTTGCGTGCCCGCAACGGGGCGCTGCTGGAGAAGCTGCTCGCCGAGATCCCCGGTGTCGCCACCCTGCCGGTGCCTGAGGGTCTGACGGCACGCACCTACTACGACTTCGTGATCAGGCTGAACCCGGAGGTGCTGGGCCCCTTCCCGGTGACCCGGGTGGTGGACGCGCTCACCGCCGAGTTGAACGTCTTCTTCGAGACGCTCGACACGCCACTGAACGCGAACCCGCTCTACGTGCCGCTGAAGTCGCCGCGTCTGCCGCGTGCCGAGGAGGAACGGCGGCTGTTCCTGCCGAGCCGGTTCGACCTGCCGGCCGCCACCGCCGCCTACCACAGCTGCGTCGCGTTCCTGCACCACGCGCTGCTCGGCACCGAGGACGACGTGCGCGCGATCGCCGAGGCGGTGGCCAAGGTGACGGAGAACCTGGACCACCTGCGTACCGACGCCGGGGGCAGTCGGTCATGA